The Streptomyces sp. Alt3 genome has a segment encoding these proteins:
- the crgA gene encoding cell division protein CrgA gives MPKSRIRKKADFTAPPTKQSTNIKLSNRSWVAPVMLALFLIGLAWIVVFYVTEGDLPIDALGNWNIVVGFGFIAGGFGVSTQWK, from the coding sequence GTGCCGAAGTCACGTATCCGCAAGAAGGCAGACTTCACGGCTCCGCCGACGAAGCAGTCGACGAACATAAAGCTGTCCAACCGCAGTTGGGTGGCGCCGGTGATGCTGGCGCTCTTCCTGATCGGTCTGGCCTGGATCGTGGTCTTCTACGTCACCGAGGGCGACCTGCCGATCGACGCTCTCGGCAACTGGAACATCGTCGTGGGCTTCGGCTTCATCGCAGGCGGCTTCGGCGTCTCCACTCAGTGGAAGTAG
- a CDS encoding DUF881 domain-containing protein: MSNSADSPRGPARRMSRRPVQALTAAVFALAGLIFVTSANTAKGTDIRTDSSLLKLSDLIQQRSEKNAELDESTASVRADIDTLARRDDGSTRAEDAKLDALEKAAGTTEVTGEALSVTLNDAPPNATANPGYPEPQPNDLVIHQQDLQAVVNALWEGGARGIRVMDQRLISTSAVRCVGNTLILQGRVYSPPYKVTAVGDRGKLRQALNDSTAIQNYQLYVKAYGLGWKVEEDDKLTLPGYSGTVDLHYAQPVQ, from the coding sequence TTGAGCAATTCTGCCGACTCCCCTCGAGGCCCGGCCCGGCGCATGTCCCGTCGGCCGGTCCAGGCCCTCACCGCTGCCGTTTTCGCGCTGGCCGGGTTGATCTTCGTCACCAGCGCCAATACGGCCAAGGGGACCGATATCCGTACGGACTCCTCCCTGCTGAAGCTCTCCGACCTCATTCAGCAGCGCAGCGAGAAGAACGCGGAACTGGACGAATCCACCGCTTCCGTGCGCGCGGACATCGACACCCTCGCCCGGCGCGACGACGGGAGCACCCGCGCCGAGGACGCGAAACTCGATGCGCTGGAGAAGGCGGCCGGCACCACGGAGGTCACCGGTGAGGCGCTCTCCGTCACGCTGAACGACGCCCCGCCGAACGCCACCGCCAATCCCGGGTACCCCGAGCCGCAGCCCAACGACCTGGTTATCCACCAGCAGGACCTGCAGGCCGTCGTCAACGCCCTGTGGGAAGGCGGCGCCCGCGGGATCCGGGTGATGGACCAGCGGCTGATCTCCACCAGCGCGGTGCGCTGCGTCGGGAACACGCTGATCCTGCAGGGGCGGGTCTACTCGCCTCCGTACAAGGTCACCGCCGTCGGTGACCGGGGGAAGCTCAGGCAGGCGCTCAACGACTCCACGGCGATCCAGAACTACCAGCTCTACGTGAAGGCGTACGGACTGGGATGGAAGGTCGAAGAGGACGACAAGCTGACGCTTCCCGGCTATTCGGGCACCGTTGATCTCCATTACGCACAGCCTGTGCAGTAG
- a CDS encoding aminodeoxychorismate/anthranilate synthase component II, translating to MSARILVVDNYDSFVFNIVQYLYQLGAECEVVRNDAVTTAHADDGFDGVLLSPGPGTPEQAGVCMEMVHHCARGGVPVFGVCLGMQSMAVAYGGVVDRAPELLHGKTSPVLHEGKGVFAGLPSPFTATRYHSLAAEPATVPPVLEVTARTADGIIMGLRHREHAVEGVQFHPESVLTEHGHLMLANWLERCGDKGAVARSAGLAPVVGKAAA from the coding sequence ATGAGCGCACGCATTCTCGTCGTCGACAACTACGACAGCTTCGTCTTCAACATCGTCCAGTACCTCTACCAACTCGGTGCCGAGTGCGAAGTGGTGCGGAACGACGCGGTGACCACCGCGCACGCGGACGACGGCTTCGACGGGGTCCTTCTGTCACCCGGTCCCGGCACACCCGAGCAGGCGGGCGTCTGCATGGAGATGGTGCACCACTGCGCGCGCGGCGGGGTTCCGGTCTTCGGCGTCTGCCTGGGCATGCAGTCGATGGCCGTCGCGTACGGAGGCGTGGTGGACAGGGCCCCCGAGCTGCTGCACGGCAAGACCTCCCCCGTACTGCACGAGGGCAAGGGGGTGTTCGCCGGTCTGCCGTCCCCCTTCACGGCGACGCGCTACCACTCGCTCGCCGCGGAGCCTGCGACGGTCCCGCCCGTGCTCGAAGTCACCGCGCGCACCGCCGACGGCATCATCATGGGGCTGCGCCACCGGGAACACGCGGTGGAGGGTGTGCAGTTCCACCCCGAGTCGGTGCTCACGGAGCACGGCCACCTCATGCTCGCCAACTGGCTGGAGCGGTGTGGTGACAAGGGCGCCGTCGCCAGATCGGCGGGGCTCGCCCCGGTGGTGGGCAAGGCCGCCGCGTGA
- a CDS encoding class E sortase: MTSLRPDPGHEGPYAQGAYEPDGTFEAAVEQLADPLNDPLPGQHTSWRRAEAAPSVEEARQMPQKAAQEPAEPTGEWYDPEGFQRDWYGQQGPAAAPASVTVQGTAVISDPLAGTHTPVPTVPEPAPVPTTPGPDPVPPAGEAGPVRNDETVALRTADTRRASQPAGPGGSGPDLDPLPTGGRAERRRAAKGRGRRRAEPRPTPEAGAGTAEPAAPMSRLEARRAARAAKDSPAVVASRVVGEVFITFGVLMLLFVTYQLWWTNVRADQIAGRETNKIQDDWASGERSPGVFEPGKGFAIMHIPKLDVVAPIAEGIDKEKVLDRGMIGHYGEGKLKTAMPSAEQGNFAVAGHRNTHGEPFRYVNKLKPGDPIVVETQDAYYTYEMTSILPQTSPSNVAVIDEVPPGSGFTEPGRYITLTTCTPEFTSTYRMIVWGKMVDERPRSKGKPDALVG; the protein is encoded by the coding sequence GTGACCTCACTCCGCCCCGACCCCGGACACGAGGGCCCGTACGCGCAGGGAGCGTACGAGCCCGACGGCACGTTCGAGGCGGCGGTGGAGCAGCTCGCGGACCCGCTGAACGACCCCCTGCCCGGGCAGCACACCTCCTGGCGCCGGGCCGAGGCGGCCCCGTCCGTGGAAGAGGCGCGCCAGATGCCCCAGAAGGCGGCTCAGGAGCCTGCGGAGCCCACGGGTGAGTGGTACGACCCGGAGGGGTTCCAGAGGGACTGGTACGGGCAGCAGGGCCCGGCAGCCGCTCCCGCGTCCGTCACCGTCCAGGGGACCGCGGTGATATCCGATCCCCTCGCGGGGACGCACACCCCGGTGCCGACGGTGCCCGAGCCCGCCCCGGTGCCGACCACACCCGGCCCGGACCCCGTGCCGCCCGCCGGCGAGGCCGGTCCGGTCCGGAACGACGAGACCGTCGCGCTGCGGACCGCCGATACGCGGCGCGCGTCGCAGCCCGCAGGACCCGGCGGGTCCGGTCCGGACCTGGACCCGCTGCCGACAGGAGGCCGGGCCGAGCGCAGACGTGCGGCCAAGGGACGCGGGCGACGGCGTGCCGAGCCCCGGCCTACTCCTGAGGCGGGGGCAGGGACGGCGGAGCCCGCGGCCCCGATGTCCCGGCTGGAGGCCCGGCGCGCGGCCCGTGCCGCAAAGGACAGCCCCGCCGTCGTCGCCAGCAGGGTCGTCGGCGAGGTGTTCATCACCTTCGGCGTGCTGATGCTCCTGTTCGTCACCTACCAGCTGTGGTGGACCAACGTCCGCGCCGACCAGATCGCCGGCCGCGAGACGAACAAGATCCAGGACGACTGGGCGAGCGGCGAGCGGAGTCCGGGCGTCTTCGAGCCCGGCAAGGGATTCGCCATCATGCACATCCCCAAGCTGGACGTGGTGGCACCCATCGCCGAGGGCATCGACAAGGAGAAGGTCCTCGACCGCGGCATGATCGGTCACTACGGCGAGGGCAAGCTGAAGACCGCCATGCCTTCGGCGGAGCAGGGGAACTTCGCGGTGGCGGGCCACCGGAACACCCACGGCGAGCCCTTCCGCTACGTCAACAAGCTGAAGCCGGGCGATCCGATCGTGGTCGAGACGCAGGATGCCTACTACACGTACGAGATGACCAGCATCCTTCCGCAGACGTCGCCGTCCAACGTGGCCGTGATCGACGAAGTGCCTCCGGGCTCCGGCTTCACCGAGCCGGGCAGGTACATCACGCTGACGACGTGCACGCCGGAATTCACGAGTACGTACCGAATGATCGTGTGGGGCAAAATGGTCGACGAACGGCCGCGCAGCAAGGGGAAGCCCGACGCGCTCGTCGGCTGA
- a CDS encoding class E sortase has translation MAARTEHEERTDEPAAPVRRRSRHPVATAVSLFGELLITAGLVLGLFVVYSLWWTNVLADREAHKQGDTVRDRWAGGPGALDTRDGIGFLHVPAMKNGEVLVKKGTDTETLNNGIAGYYTEPVKSALPEDAQGNFSLAAHRDGHGAKFHNIDKVKKGDAVVFETKDTWYVYKVFAELPETSKFNVDTIAPVPKESGATKAGRYITLTTCTPVYTSKYRYIVWGELVRTEKVDRDRTKPAELR, from the coding sequence GTGGCAGCGAGGACCGAGCACGAAGAGCGCACCGACGAGCCGGCGGCCCCGGTACGGCGCAGGAGCCGCCATCCCGTAGCCACGGCTGTGAGCCTCTTCGGCGAACTGCTGATCACCGCGGGGCTGGTGCTGGGCCTGTTCGTCGTCTACTCGCTGTGGTGGACCAACGTGCTGGCCGACCGTGAGGCGCACAAGCAGGGCGACACCGTCCGAGATCGCTGGGCGGGCGGCCCCGGAGCCCTGGACACCAGGGACGGCATCGGCTTCCTCCACGTCCCCGCCATGAAGAACGGCGAGGTGCTGGTCAAGAAGGGGACCGACACCGAGACGCTCAACAACGGCATCGCCGGGTACTACACGGAGCCCGTGAAGTCGGCCCTCCCGGAGGACGCGCAGGGCAACTTCTCGCTCGCCGCGCACCGTGACGGGCACGGCGCCAAGTTCCACAACATCGACAAGGTGAAGAAGGGCGACGCGGTCGTCTTCGAGACCAAGGACACCTGGTACGTCTACAAGGTCTTCGCGGAGCTTCCGGAGACGTCGAAGTTCAACGTCGACACGATCGCCCCGGTGCCCAAGGAGTCCGGCGCGACGAAGGCCGGCCGCTACATCACGCTGACCACCTGCACTCCCGTCTACACGTCGAAGTACCGCTACATCGTGTGGGGTGAGCTGGTGCGGACCGAGAAGGTGGACAGGGACCGCACGAAGCCGGCGGAGCTGCGCTAG
- the pknB gene encoding Stk1 family PASTA domain-containing Ser/Thr kinase, with amino-acid sequence MEEPRRLGGRYELGSVLGRGGMAEVYLAHDTRLGRTVAVKTLRADLARDPSFQARFRREAQSAASLNHPAIVAVYDTGEDYVDGVSIPYIVMEYVDGSTLRELLHSGRKLLPERTLEMTVGILQALEYSHRAQIVHRDIKPANVMLTRTGQVKVMDFGIARAMGDSGMTMTQTAAVIGTAQYLSPEQAKGEQVDARSDLYSTGCLLYELLAVRPPFVGDSPVAVAYQHVREEPQPPSNFDSEITPEMDAIVLKALTKDPDYRYQSADEMRADIEACLDGQPVAATAAMGAAGYGGYDGYGNDQPTQALRATDQGGAQTSMLPPVNPDDGGYGYDDRPGRRRQKKSNTSTILLVVAGVLVLIGAILIGMTVFSDNGNSGDEKIDVPNMVGSTVDQAQKLADNSEIVLKVGSKEPCEAQEKGKICSQSPGSHEQIATGETVTVVVSTGAPKVEVPDVLEKSEDNARKALEDKGFTVNVQTAESEKTTDTVISQKPEGGSKVEKDSEVTITVAKEATEPMPDVRTRPYDAAVQQLNGLGFTNVSRQDVDSEEAAGTVIDQSPAGPSKQSKDVQIVLKVSKGPAEPEQVTVPGDIVGKRFQDAKSALEGLGLVVALAPNSSDKPNALVMQADPGANSQVAKGSTVTLTTIGGDGGGNLFGGRDG; translated from the coding sequence ATGGAAGAGCCGCGTCGCCTCGGCGGCCGGTACGAGCTGGGCTCGGTGCTCGGCCGTGGTGGCATGGCCGAGGTCTACCTCGCGCACGACACCCGGCTCGGTCGCACCGTCGCTGTGAAGACGCTGCGGGCCGATCTCGCCCGCGACCCGTCCTTCCAGGCACGGTTCCGCCGTGAGGCCCAGTCGGCCGCCTCGCTCAACCACCCCGCGATCGTCGCCGTGTACGACACCGGCGAGGACTACGTCGACGGCGTGTCCATCCCGTACATCGTGATGGAGTACGTCGACGGGTCGACCCTCAGAGAGCTTCTCCACTCCGGCCGCAAGCTGCTGCCGGAGCGGACCCTCGAGATGACGGTCGGGATCCTCCAGGCACTGGAGTACTCGCACCGCGCCCAGATCGTGCACCGGGACATCAAGCCGGCGAACGTCATGCTGACGCGCACCGGCCAGGTGAAGGTCATGGACTTCGGCATCGCCCGCGCCATGGGCGACTCCGGGATGACCATGACCCAGACCGCCGCGGTGATCGGGACGGCCCAGTACCTCTCCCCGGAGCAGGCCAAGGGCGAGCAGGTCGACGCACGCTCCGACCTGTACTCCACCGGCTGCCTGCTCTACGAACTGCTGGCGGTCCGGCCCCCGTTCGTGGGTGACTCGCCGGTCGCCGTCGCGTACCAGCACGTGCGTGAGGAACCGCAGCCCCCGAGCAACTTCGACTCCGAGATCACGCCTGAGATGGACGCCATCGTCCTGAAGGCCCTGACCAAGGACCCCGACTACCGCTACCAGTCGGCGGACGAGATGCGCGCCGACATCGAGGCCTGCCTCGACGGCCAGCCGGTCGCCGCGACCGCGGCCATGGGAGCGGCGGGCTACGGCGGGTACGACGGCTACGGCAACGACCAGCCCACCCAGGCGCTGCGGGCGACGGACCAGGGCGGCGCGCAGACGTCCATGCTGCCCCCGGTCAATCCGGACGACGGCGGCTACGGCTACGACGACCGACCGGGCCGGCGGCGCCAGAAGAAGAGCAACACCTCGACGATCCTGCTGGTCGTCGCCGGCGTCCTGGTGCTCATCGGCGCGATCCTCATCGGCATGACGGTCTTCAGCGACAACGGCAACAGCGGTGACGAGAAGATCGACGTGCCGAACATGGTCGGCTCCACGGTCGACCAGGCGCAGAAACTCGCGGACAACTCCGAGATCGTCCTGAAGGTCGGTTCCAAGGAGCCGTGCGAGGCCCAGGAGAAGGGCAAGATCTGCAGCCAGTCCCCGGGATCGCACGAGCAGATCGCGACCGGCGAGACGGTCACGGTCGTCGTCTCCACCGGCGCCCCCAAGGTCGAGGTCCCGGACGTCCTGGAGAAGTCCGAGGACAACGCCCGCAAGGCCCTGGAGGACAAGGGCTTCACGGTGAACGTGCAGACGGCGGAGTCCGAGAAGACGACCGACACGGTCATCTCGCAGAAGCCTGAGGGCGGTTCGAAGGTCGAGAAGGACTCCGAGGTCACGATCACGGTGGCCAAGGAGGCGACCGAGCCGATGCCCGACGTGCGTACCCGCCCCTACGACGCGGCCGTGCAACAGCTGAACGGCCTCGGGTTCACGAACGTGTCGAGGCAGGACGTCGACTCGGAGGAAGCAGCGGGGACGGTCATCGACCAGAGCCCGGCAGGCCCGAGCAAGCAGTCCAAGGACGTCCAGATCGTCCTCAAGGTGTCCAAGGGCCCGGCCGAACCCGAGCAGGTCACCGTCCCGGGCGACATCGTCGGAAAGCGGTTCCAGGACGCGAAGTCCGCGCTCGAAGGCCTCGGTCTGGTGGTCGCGCTCGCGCCCAACTCGTCCGACAAGCCCAACGCGCTGGTGATGCAGGCCGACCCGGGGGCCAACTCCCAGGTCGCCAAGGGTTCCACGGTCACCCTCACCACCATCGGTGGCGACGGGGGCGGCAACCTCTTCGGCGGCCGGGACGGCTAG
- a CDS encoding peptidoglycan D,D-transpeptidase FtsI family protein has product MNKPLRRIALFCGILVLALLVRTNYIQYVRADELNANEHNRRVQIERYAHERGNIIVDGEPVTGSVETTDSDFQYKRVWKNGPMWAPVTGYSSQAFDSSQLESIEDGILTGNSDQLFFDRTLSMFTGEKKTGGNIVTTLNGAAQKAAFKGLGAKKGAVAALDPQTGAVLALASTPSYDPSVFAGNSMEDSDARQKLLQDKDKPMLNRALRETYPPGSTFKVVTAAAALENGLYTDIDEETDSPLPWRLPLSTNLLQNEGDIPCENASLREALRWSCNTVFGKMSNDLGNAKMIEQADKFGFNKEVFTPVRADASVYPKDNQPQNAMAGIGQASNRATPLQMAMVASAIANDGKLMQPYMVAQRQAPNLDVIYTHEKEQLSRPLSAENAQKVQQMMETVVADGTGTNAQIDGVTVGGKTGTAQHGLNNSEKPYAWFISYAKTDSGSPVAVAVVVEDGNANRDDISGGGLAAPIAKSVMKAVLDGK; this is encoded by the coding sequence GTGAACAAGCCGCTGCGCAGGATCGCGCTCTTCTGCGGGATCCTCGTCCTGGCCCTGCTCGTCCGCACCAACTACATCCAGTACGTGCGCGCCGACGAGCTCAACGCGAACGAGCACAACCGCCGCGTCCAGATCGAGCGCTACGCCCACGAACGCGGAAACATCATCGTCGACGGCGAGCCCGTGACGGGCTCCGTCGAGACGACGGACAGTGACTTCCAGTACAAGCGCGTCTGGAAGAACGGCCCCATGTGGGCGCCCGTCACCGGCTACTCCTCGCAGGCCTTCGACTCCTCGCAGCTGGAGAGCATCGAGGACGGCATCCTCACCGGCAACAGCGACCAGCTGTTCTTCGACCGCACCCTGTCGATGTTCACCGGCGAGAAGAAGACCGGCGGGAACATCGTCACCACCCTCAACGGTGCCGCCCAGAAGGCGGCCTTCAAGGGGCTGGGAGCCAAGAAGGGCGCCGTCGCCGCGCTCGACCCGCAGACCGGCGCCGTCCTCGCGCTGGCCAGCACCCCCTCGTACGACCCCTCGGTCTTCGCGGGCAACTCCATGGAGGACTCCGACGCCCGGCAGAAGCTCCTGCAGGACAAGGACAAGCCGATGCTGAACCGGGCCCTGCGGGAGACCTACCCGCCCGGCTCGACGTTCAAGGTCGTCACGGCCGCGGCGGCGCTGGAGAACGGCCTCTACACCGACATCGACGAGGAGACGGACTCCCCGCTCCCCTGGCGACTGCCCCTGTCGACCAACCTGCTGCAGAACGAGGGGGACATCCCCTGCGAGAACGCCTCGCTCCGTGAGGCCCTGCGCTGGTCCTGCAACACCGTCTTCGGCAAGATGAGCAACGACCTCGGCAACGCGAAGATGATCGAGCAGGCCGACAAGTTCGGCTTCAACAAAGAGGTCTTCACTCCGGTCCGCGCCGACGCGAGCGTCTATCCGAAGGACAACCAGCCGCAGAACGCCATGGCGGGCATCGGCCAGGCGTCCAACCGCGCCACGCCCCTGCAGATGGCCATGGTCGCGTCCGCGATCGCCAACGACGGCAAGCTCATGCAGCCGTACATGGTCGCCCAGCGCCAGGCGCCCAACCTCGACGTCATCTACACGCACGAGAAGGAGCAGCTCAGCCGGCCGCTCTCGGCGGAGAACGCCCAGAAGGTGCAGCAGATGATGGAGACCGTGGTCGCGGACGGCACGGGAACCAACGCGCAGATCGACGGCGTCACTGTCGGTGGCAAGACCGGTACCGCCCAGCACGGCCTCAACAACAGCGAGAAGCCGTACGCCTGGTTCATCTCGTACGCCAAGACCGACAGCGGCTCCCCGGTCGCCGTCGCCGTGGTGGTCGAGGACGGCAACGCCAACCGGGACGACATCTCCGGTGGCGGCCTGGCCGCACCGATCGCCAAGAGCGTGATGAAGGCGGTACTCGACGGAAAGTAG
- a CDS encoding FtsW/RodA/SpoVE family cell cycle protein, with product MSVVTNTTTIGAIDAPSRRNTELALVAFAVLISVFAYANVGLALNGELPAGMLGYGLGLALLGGVAHLAVRRFAPYADPLLLPLATLLNGLGLALIWRLDQSERFQAIKTFAPAASKQLMFSAVGVAFLVLVLVVLKDHRILQRYTYISMLVALVLLILPMFFPAVNGAKIWIKIPGVGTIQPGEFAKIIIAVFFAGYLMVKRDALALASRRFMGLYLPRGRDLGPILMVWAFSILILVFETDLGSSLLFFGMFVVMLYVATERTSWIVFGLLMSGAGAVGVATFEPHVQDRVTAWLDPFAGWGKEAASEQMAKSLMAFGSGGTLGTGLGQGNSDLIGFAANSDFILATVGEELGLAGMMAVLLVYGLIVERGVRTALAARDPFGKLLAIGLSGSFAIQVFVVAGGVMGLIPLTGMTMPFMAAGGSSVIANWALIGILIRISDTARRPAPAPAPSPDAEMTQVVRP from the coding sequence ATGAGCGTTGTCACCAACACCACGACCATCGGCGCGATCGACGCGCCGAGCCGCCGTAACACCGAGCTGGCGCTGGTCGCCTTCGCCGTTCTGATCTCGGTGTTCGCGTACGCCAACGTGGGCCTCGCCCTCAACGGCGAACTGCCCGCGGGCATGCTCGGGTACGGCCTGGGCCTCGCACTGCTCGGCGGTGTGGCACATCTCGCGGTGCGGAGATTCGCTCCGTACGCGGACCCGCTGCTGCTGCCGCTGGCGACCCTGCTGAACGGACTGGGGCTGGCCCTCATCTGGCGGCTGGACCAGTCGGAACGGTTCCAGGCCATCAAGACGTTCGCCCCTGCCGCCTCGAAGCAGCTGATGTTCTCGGCGGTCGGCGTGGCCTTCCTGGTCCTCGTCCTGGTCGTCCTCAAGGACCACCGCATCCTGCAGCGCTACACCTACATCTCGATGCTGGTCGCGCTGGTCCTGCTGATCCTTCCCATGTTCTTCCCCGCCGTGAACGGCGCCAAGATCTGGATCAAGATTCCTGGCGTCGGAACGATCCAGCCGGGAGAGTTCGCGAAGATCATCATCGCGGTGTTCTTCGCCGGGTACCTGATGGTCAAACGCGACGCACTGGCCCTCGCCAGCCGCCGCTTCATGGGCCTCTACCTCCCCCGCGGCCGTGACCTCGGCCCGATCCTGATGGTCTGGGCGTTCTCGATCCTCATCCTGGTCTTCGAGACCGACCTGGGGTCCTCGCTTCTGTTCTTCGGCATGTTCGTCGTCATGCTGTACGTCGCCACCGAACGCACCAGCTGGATCGTCTTCGGTCTGTTGATGTCCGGTGCCGGCGCCGTCGGCGTCGCGACGTTCGAGCCGCACGTGCAGGACCGTGTCACCGCCTGGCTCGACCCCTTCGCGGGCTGGGGCAAGGAGGCGGCCAGCGAGCAGATGGCCAAGTCGCTCATGGCCTTCGGCTCCGGAGGAACCCTCGGCACCGGGCTCGGGCAGGGCAACTCCGACCTGATCGGCTTCGCCGCCAACTCCGACTTCATCCTCGCCACCGTCGGCGAGGAACTCGGGCTGGCCGGCATGATGGCCGTCCTGCTCGTCTACGGCCTGATCGTCGAGCGCGGCGTCCGTACGGCGCTCGCCGCCCGGGATCCCTTCGGCAAGCTCCTCGCGATCGGCCTCTCCGGCTCCTTCGCCATCCAGGTCTTCGTGGTGGCCGGCGGTGTCATGGGGCTCATCCCGCTGACGGGTATGACCATGCCGTTCATGGCGGCCGGTGGTTCGTCCGTCATCGCCAACTGGGCACTGATCGGCATCCTGATCAGAATCAGTGACACGGCCCGACGTCCCGCCCCGGCCCCCGCACCGTCCCCGGACGCCGAGATGACCCAGGTGGTCCGACCGTGA
- a CDS encoding Stp1/IreP family PP2C-type Ser/Thr phosphatase, whose product MSLSLRFAAGSHKGMIREGNEDSGYAGPRLLAIADGMGGQAAGEVASSEVISTLVQLDDDVPGSDILTSLGTAVQRANDQLRVMVEEDPQLEGMGTTLTALLWTGQRLGLVHVGDSRAYLLRDGVLTQITQDHTWVQRLVDEGRITEEEATTHPQRSLLMRALGSGDHVEPDLSIREVRAGDRYLICSDGLSGVVSHQTMEETLASYQGPQETIQDLIQLALRGGGPDNITCIVADVLDVDSNDTLAGQLNDTPVVVGAVAENQAAQANDGRAMETPAGRAAGLGLPVQPPAGGFGPPGSGDDMGYGSGPDDAFNSYTDEDFVKPRGRRRWLKRSFYIVLALAVVGGGVYGGYRWTQTQFYVGTKDDNVALYRGISQDLAWVSLSKVEENTEIELKYLPPYWRKQVESTISQGNLSDARKKISELDAQASACKKDAQRRAAEADANAAKDQDKAGDASDSTSATSPAKGTKTATPTPGPSLSEEEKKLALQCGKQ is encoded by the coding sequence ATGAGCTTGTCCCTGCGCTTCGCCGCCGGATCGCACAAGGGCATGATCCGGGAAGGCAACGAGGACTCCGGCTACGCCGGGCCCCGTCTTCTCGCCATCGCCGACGGCATGGGCGGCCAGGCGGCCGGCGAGGTCGCCAGCTCCGAGGTGATCTCCACACTCGTCCAGCTCGACGACGACGTCCCGGGATCCGACATCCTCACCTCGCTCGGCACGGCGGTCCAGCGGGCCAACGACCAGCTGCGCGTCATGGTCGAGGAGGACCCTCAGCTGGAGGGCATGGGCACGACGCTCACCGCCCTGCTCTGGACCGGCCAGCGCCTCGGCCTCGTGCACGTCGGCGACTCCCGTGCCTACCTCCTGCGTGACGGCGTCCTGACCCAGATCACCCAGGACCACACGTGGGTGCAGCGTCTCGTCGACGAGGGCAGGATCACGGAGGAGGAGGCCACCACCCACCCGCAGCGCTCCCTGCTGATGCGGGCCCTGGGCAGCGGCGACCACGTGGAGCCCGATCTCTCGATCCGTGAGGTCCGCGCCGGTGACCGCTACCTGATCTGCTCGGACGGCCTCTCCGGCGTCGTCTCCCACCAGACGATGGAAGAGACCCTGGCCAGCTACCAGGGCCCGCAGGAGACCATCCAGGACCTCATCCAGCTCGCCCTGCGGGGCGGCGGTCCCGACAACATCACCTGCATCGTCGCCGACGTCCTGGACGTCGACAGCAACGACACCTTGGCCGGGCAGCTCAACGACACCCCGGTCGTCGTCGGCGCGGTCGCCGAGAACCAGGCCGCCCAGGCGAACGACGGCCGGGCCATGGAGACACCGGCGGGACGCGCGGCAGGCCTCGGCCTGCCCGTTCAGCCGCCGGCCGGAGGCTTCGGCCCTCCCGGCAGCGGTGACGACATGGGCTACGGATCCGGTCCGGACGACGCCTTCAACTCGTACACCGACGAAGACTTCGTGAAGCCCCGTGGCCGTCGCAGGTGGCTGAAGCGGTCGTTCTACATCGTGCTCGCCCTCGCCGTCGTCGGCGGCGGCGTGTACGGCGGATACCGCTGGACCCAGACCCAGTTCTACGTGGGCACGAAGGACGACAACGTCGCGCTGTACCGCGGAATCAGCCAGGACCTGGCCTGGGTGTCCCTCTCGAAGGTCGAGGAGAACACCGAGATCGAGCTGAAGTACCTGCCGCCGTACTGGCGCAAGCAGGTCGAGTCGACCATCTCCCAGGGCAACCTCTCCGACGCCCGCAAGAAGATCAGCGAGCTCGACGCACAGGCCTCCGCCTGCAAGAAGGACGCACAGCGCCGCGCGGCCGAGGCGGACGCCAACGCCGCCAAGGACCAGGACAAGGCCGGCGACGCCTCCGACAGCACTTCCGCCACGTCCCCCGCCAAGGGGACCAAGACCGCGACTCCCACTCCCGGCCCCAGCCTCTCGGAGGAAGAGAAGAAGCTGGCCCTGCAGTGCGGTAAGCAGTAA
- a CDS encoding FHA domain-containing protein FhaB/FipA — MSELTLTVMRLGFLAVLWLFVIVAVQVIRSDLFGTRVTQRGSRRTAADTRPQQGRQQQQAAPPQQRQQSGRQRRGAPTKLVVSEGTLTGTTVALQGQTITLGRAHDSTIVLDDDYASSRHARIYPDRDGQWIVEDLGSTNGTYLDRTRLTTPTPVPLGAPIRIGKTVIELRK; from the coding sequence ATGTCAGAGCTGACCCTGACGGTCATGCGGCTAGGTTTCCTGGCTGTTCTGTGGCTATTCGTAATCGTGGCCGTCCAGGTCATTCGCAGCGACCTGTTCGGTACGCGTGTCACGCAGCGCGGTTCACGCCGCACTGCCGCTGACACCCGCCCTCAACAGGGGCGCCAACAACAACAAGCAGCGCCGCCTCAGCAGCGCCAGCAGTCCGGGCGCCAGCGCCGCGGAGCACCCACCAAGCTGGTCGTCTCCGAAGGCACGCTCACGGGCACCACCGTGGCGCTCCAGGGCCAGACCATCACCCTGGGCCGCGCGCACGACTCAACGATCGTGCTGGATGACGACTACGCGTCCAGCAGGCATGCCAGGATCTACCCGGACCGTGACGGCCAGTGGATCGTCGAGGATCTCGGGTCCACCAATGGCACCTATCTCGACCGGACCCGGCTCACCACCCCGACACCTGTTCCGCTGGGCGCGCCGATCCGCATCGGCAAGACCGTCATCGAGCTGCGGAAGTAG